The genomic interval ATCCTGAATGACGAAGTGGGTCCTTGTTCGTGGCATGCTGCGCTTTGGCGTCACTCTGCCCTTGCTGTCGTTGTTAAAGATACACTCCTTCCAATGTAAACGATTGGCCGCGCTTCCACATATCTGTCTGGCTTTTACAAGAGAATCTGATTTGGCCATCCTTCCATTTTTTTGATCACATACAGTGTGAGAGTGTAGTGCGAACGCGCGTATATGAGTTATCGCGGACAATTGTATTCTAAGACAAAAATGCATTTTACACAGATAAATACAGTCCGAAAAATACATAATACACTGAGAAAAAAATAATACACTGAGAATTGTAGCATATGACAAAGTCAAGGACAAAGGTATGAAACAGATACTTGCATACTTGGGCAAAGGTATtgtacccaaatataaagtAAAGAAAAATGATATTTTACAAAGTTATGTAGTCTAGCACAATACCTTTTTGCCCAGATATTTCGTCTGCGACAATAGCTCTTCCACCCAAATTTGAAGAGTCTTGCACAAAGTCGTTTTACCCAAACATGTAGTTTAGAACAATGATATGTCACCCAAAACTCTAGTCTTCGACGAAGATATTTTGACCAAATATGAAGTCTAAAacaatgtttttgtttgaaaaacCTAAATACGTAGTCTAGGACAATGCCATTTAACATAATAACATAGTCAAGGATGTTAACGTTGCCATTGTACACAACTATGAATCCTAAGTCAATTATATTTTACGCAAATCTGTCGCCAAGGACAAACATTTAACACAAATATGTAGTCTTGGCCTAAAGTATCTAACATAGATAACTATAGCCTAGGACTGACTAGGACGAACATATTTTGGTCAGAAACTGTAATGAAAGAGGAGAACGTCATCCAAGGAACTGCCATAGAGTTGATAAAAGATATTTAAAGTTTTGTAACATTGAACAAATcagtaaaataaacaaacaaaaacaattatcTTTTTCAGGTGTGAGCCCCCCGAATCCCGACACCAACACCTACAGCGTCGTCGACGATGAGCAAACTAACCCTAGCAACAACGGCAAACCCAGCTCCCCATTCCAACCTCAAACCGACGTTTACTCCGTTGTCCATAAACCCGACAAGGGAGGCCAGTCACGTCACCAGAGCTTCAACACCGCAGACGACAAATCGAAGACGACTGACAACGGAGCAGCAGCTGCGAATAATGAAGACTACAACACGCTGAACATGAGAGGAGGGGAAACTCAGGGAAATACCACAAAGCCAGGATCCAGCGAAAGTGCAGGAGCTGTGTACAGCCACCTTGGATCTATCAACAAAACGGCGGCTGTCCCCTCAAAAAAGCAGCCTGCTAACGCCGACACCAGTCAAGCAACCGGGAACGATGTCGATGCAGCAACCGACAGTGGAGCCGGAATATACCACATCCTTGAAGAATCTGAGGAAGAAGTCGCTGCCAAGCCCAGCAAAATGAACGAACAGGACGAAGAGTATAGGAGCCTGGACTTTGCTGGACGTAAGGGTGGGGCAGCCAGCGAAGCAGTTAgcggagagggagagggggagcaaGTGTACAATCGTTTAAGGGATGGGGACGGGGAGACCTACAGCCACGTCAAGCGAGACGTGAAGCAGCAAGTCGTGTCTGATGATACGTACTCTCACATCGTGTGAGACACGCTGCCACACGGCGATATGATTCTTGTTCAGAGATCGCGTGAGACATGTGGTGCACCTCGGCACCACTGGAGGACAGAATTTGTACAGTAATTATGATGTTTCTAGTAGGTTTATGTATGTTTATTAGGATATTAGTATGTTTGTGTACGTTTGTGGACCATCATTGCAGTTTTAGCGACGATAAATATGTCATCAGTGATGCTACCATATCATTGCTGGAATACGACGCTTTTGTCGTGGTACCCCACACATTTGACGCAGAAACCTCTTGTTCATGCGAGTGACTTCAGTACTGAGTAGGAATGGCATAACAAGAAATACGCATGATAGTTAAACAAAATAACCTTTCTGAACAGATAATCTATTTGACTGTCTGCTCGTTTGTGAGAAGCTGCAAGTTGTGcctttttgtcaggtcgatttgggGGTTACCCTTATTAAGCCGCGGTGGTTACGTGACCTCTGTAGAAGAAATCTTCGATTCGAAAAGTTTGCCAGATAGCCAAGGTGAGTGCCTTTAATTGCGCAGAAATGTTGAATGAAATTAAATGAAAtaaatgttgttgtttggttacgaaaatgggtgcaatattttgtgtgttttatttttgtaagtAGCAAATCTAACATCATGTTTCCCCTCTTATTGTTACCCATAATTGGATGAAAGCCTTTGACATTCGGCTTCCCTAGTTGTCTGCCTTCCACCTTGCGTTCGCGCATGTGTGTTCAtgagtgcgtgtgcatgtgtgtgtgtgtgtgtgtgtgtgtgtgtgtgtgtgtgtgtgtgtgtgtgtgatatccACACAAATATAATTATCCACACCCACatctacacagacacactttcAAACTGACCTTTCATTGATACAACACGTCCGCGCATATAAAATGATAGCTAAGAAACACAATTTAAGAGTAGACATTCtgttctttttcattttatttattatCCCTTATGTCCAAAAAGTCTCCCACTCTTTCAATCAACACCCCATACAAACCATGGCACACGAAAGCAAAGTAAATCCATCTGGTGATCATAAAACAGTTTTAAGGTGTATAAAAGAACGACTAATAACAAGTATTTTAATAAGttagcaaaaacaaaacatccaTCCATCTTTCTGTCAATCAACCAATCTATCAGTAATCTCGAGGAGCAAATCTCAGAAAGGCATATAATACGAACAATGTCAAtaacaagaaacaaagacaTTAATTTAAGGTAACAAACATGGCAACTTAAAATACAAAGCAGACACTGATGTGTCAAAATAATCTACTTACGTACGTAACTATCAACTGACAATGTACAAATCATGTCAATCTTTTAATGGGACTTGCATAGCTTGAAGATGCATTCATCCTAAAGGGAACAGTTTTACATGAGATTAGAACATTCTTGAAATTAGACACAACTCAACAGTTTGGCTGCATGCCTCCTGTGCCGAGTCAGTGGATATttttaataaattaattttataaTTGTCATCGGTGTCAATATGCCAAATCAATTGGGTAAAATAATGTCCAGTCTGCACAGGATATCATTTTATAGCAAGACCATGATCGTTAGTATGCAGAGTGGTATACTAAAGAAACCGGTTTGAAGACAAAATACAGGTTGTCGTTCCCCTTATTCCAGCATTCTTTTTGCATTTTCGTAGCGATCAACGGAAACATCCGAATACAATCAATGCAGCGAATGTGACATATATACACTTGTTTTCCCCCCACTCAAACAAAGCAGTTTCTCCAAGCTTCGTTGCGACTTTTGTATTAGCAGGCTATCAAAAATACAACAGCATCAATaatgagaaaaaaagataaaaatacAAGCAACTGTAACCCGAAGAACAATAATTTCACACCCACAAGACTGAAACTTAGCTTCATTTTACCACTACGCTAATACAATATGCCAAAATATAATGTGCAAAATTGGCTCACAGTGTGGTCATAAAAACTTGAATCTTATGTACATCCCCTAATATgtaacacaggcacacacagacacaaacagacacacacacactgacatacacagacacacacgcacacactgacatacacacacacagacacacacaaagacacagacacagacacacacacacagacacacacagacacagacacagacacacacacacagacacacacagacacacacacactgtgtactgactcacactcacacaatcaTAGAGTAAGATAGAAAATGTGATATAGGCGAGCATAACAGTCAGCATTTAATTTCCTCGCTCTTGGCAgtagaaaaaataaaagtttCCCAAAACGGAATGACGGACTAAACAATCCCCTTCGATAAGCGGGACATCTGTTGATAGGAATGTTGCAGAACATTGATTGTGGAGGAAAAAGCATAGGTACAAAAGATGATTATTAAAATCACAGCCATATTatgttctctctccccccccctctctctctgtctctcactcattgtgtgtctgtgcgtcccaaggacagattgtaagaaaaggcgtagccttaaatcttaatccttgtaaaataaagttcaattcaaatgaattctctctctcacacaaccTCAGTCTCTAGATCCATcagtttgttctctctctctcactctctctctctctcgattgtaagaaaaggcgtagccttaaattttaatccttgtaaaataaagttcaattcaattgaattctctctctctcacaacctCAGTCTCCAGATCCATcagtttgttttctctctctctctctctctctctctctctctctctctctctctctctctctctctctctctctctctctctctctctctctctctctctctctctctctctctctctctctctctctctctctctctctctctttcaattcTTTGCAAAATGTGATCACACGATGCCAGTAGGCGTCATTAATTTTCCGATGTTATCTCCCTTGGCGTTGAGAATCTGAAGTTTGTCGGGAAGTTTGAAGTCTTCCTCCTTCCAGGTGTCGAGAAGATCCGCTTTCAGTCCTTTGGTGCGCTTACCACCATAGTGTTCCCCCGGTTCCTTCCAGTTGAAGGCCAGGCATTTACCTTGTGGAAAGTGGGTGTACACCGTGTACACTTTATTCTGCAAAACAATGTAGAGACAGTTTTGTAGCGGCAAGAGCGTTTGTTTTTACAGAGATCGTGTGCTGGAAAGTGGGTGTACACCGTGTACACTTTATTCTGCAAACAATAGAGACAGTTTTGTAGCGGCAAGAGCGTTTGTTTTTACATAGATCGTGTGCTGGAAAGTGGGTGTACACCATGTACACTTTATTCTGCAAAACAATGTAGAGACAGTTTTGTAGCGGCAAAAGCGTTTGTTTTTACGTGTGTAAGAGGAACAGTTCAACAGAGcttgaaaataaaatgaatacCAAATAAAATGTTTGTGAATTAGAATTTAATGTCAATATTTGAATAAGGTTGGGGCTGTATATTTCGTAAGGTCCtatacagacaaagacacaggcactgacacatacacacgtacacagatgcagacacacacacaacaaccccACACTATACCCTTCCCACGGCCACACTCgacaccccaacacacacataggtCTATATCTATACTACCACCAATAACACTTATCATATGTCCCTCATTTGATAAGCTTTGTTTTTGCCAAATCTTCCACAAGGATTCAGCGCGGCCCGCTTTGTACTGAAAGTAGTATcacataaagacacacacacacacacacccacccacccacacacacacacacacacacacacacacataacacacaataCACTCACTTGATAAGCATGGTGTGTGTGCCACATGGTCCACATTGTTTTAGCGCGGCCCGCTTGGTATAACGAGTTGTATCACataaagacacacacgcacacacactacactCACTTGATAAGCATGATGTATGTGCCACGTGGTCCAAATTGTTTCAGTGCGGGCCGTTTGGTACAACGAGTtgtatcacacaaacacacacacacacacacacacacacacacacacacacacacacacacacagacacacacacacacacagacacacatacacacacacacacactcacttgaTAAGCATGGTGTATGTGCCACATGGTCCACATGGTTTCAGCGCGGCCCGTGTTGTATAACGAGTTGTACCACCCTGTGGGCATGAGTCCTGGTACAGCCGGCTTGAAGCCTTTCTTCTGACTGCTTTCGTTGTACCATCTGCAACACAAAGACCAGTATTACGATCAccattggtgtttgtgtgtttgtgtgtgtttgcagtgtgtgtgtgtgtgtgtgtgtgtgtgtgtgtgagagagcgtttgcgggtgtgtgtgtgtggggtgtgtgtgtgtgtgcgtgcgtgcgtgtgtatgtgtgtgtgtgagcgtttgtgggagtgtgtgtgtgtggggtgtgtgtgtgcgtgcgtgtgtatgtgtgtgtgtgagcgtttgtgggagtgggagtgtgtgtgtgtggggtgtgtgtgcgtgcgtgcgtgtgtgtgtgtgtgtgggagtgtgtgtgtgtgtggggtgtgtgtgcgtgcatgcgtgtgtttgtgtgtgtatgtgtgtgcgtgcgtgtgtgtctgtgccgtgcgtgtacccccccccccgaaaccAAATTTGACACCCACCTGATAAAATCTCTCCACTGGCCCGTATGTGGTGAAAATCCCCATGACCCTAGCACAGGGTACAAAAACACCACCTCTCCCTCCGGCCCTTGCAGGCGTGAATGTTTGGAACCCACTGCATGCCGGATGGACTCGGCCTGCAAGGCGTACCCGTTGATTCCAGGGTAGCTGTCATACTTTTCGTGCACCCTCCTTAAATACCTGCAAGCAGAAGCACATTAAACTAAAAGTGACCTGATAGCTACTTGTAGTATTGATAGACTTGTGCTGCAAGAGACTAAGACCGGTCGCTGAATATATGTCGGAAAAAGAGACAGAATTCTGAAAACAGATGAGGTGCCAAAGTGGAAAACACTGAGCCTGGTTAAGTTTTCTTTTACAACTTGGGAGTCGCGTAAAACTAAAAGAGAGATACAGGCagtcagacaggcaggcagtcagacaggcagacaggcagacagggagacaggcagtcagacaggcaggcagtcagacaggcagacaggcaagcaggcagacaggcagtcagacaggcaggcagtcagacaggcagacaggcaagcaggcagacaggcagtcagacaggcaggcagtcagacaggcagacaggcaggcagtcagacaggcagacaggcaggcagtcagacaggcaggcagtcagacaggcagacaggcaagcaggcagacaggcagtcaggcaggcagacagtcagacaggcagacaggcaggcaggcaggcaggcagacagacagacagatagatagacacacacaacacccacacgcacgaacacacacacgcacccacccacacacctacaccaaaaccaaccaaccaaccaaccaaccaaccagtcaACCAACCAGTCAAACCAACCACATTTATCCACCAACCTGGCAAAGTAGGGGGAGAGGGTGATATCGTCCTCAACGAAGACAGCGATCTCGGAGGTGTTGTCCTCGGGCACGCGCCACGACCTTAACCACTGACCCAACACCCCCCCGTGCTTGGGCTTGACCACCACCTGGACTCGGCCATGCTTGAAGACAAAACTATTGGCCGCTTCCAGCGTCTCGTTGTGAACGATACCGCTTTTGCTGCGGTCAATGTGTATCTCCACCTCCACTCTCTTCCCGTCGTACTCGGCGTCGTTGAGCGAAGCCAGGCACCTCGACAGCGACTGCCCACGGTTGTAGGTCAGCACCAGAATCCGCAGCAGCGCATTGAATATCCCGGAACCGGAACTAGCTTTCACGCCATGGCCGCTCTTGTTTTGAGAGTCAACGGCCCCTTTTTGTTCTGAACCGCGTTCGCTGTCTCCCTGTTCTTTCTGTCCGAATCCAGAATTTGCTTTCACGTTATTGTTTTCAGAGCTTCGCACGAGGCTGAGTCCTGCTTTGCTGTCACCTCCACCCAGTTGTCTCTGTGCGTCTGCTCGGCTTGGCGTATATAGCTTTCCTTCACTGTCACTGGGAAGAAGCTTGTGGTCATTGCCGTGACCTCTGAAGAAGACGACGACGGCGAGGGCGGCTACCAACAAGACAGCGAGCAAGAGGAGCGGTGACCGCCGCGACCAACGCACCACATTCATTGCGCAGCTTCCGGTGTAGAACAAACGGTTTAAGTAGTCAGGGAAAGGTTCTGAGTGTTCCTggtacaaaacaaacaaacaacacattgCAGAAAATCAAGGATTAAagatatttatcctacatacgtgagagagaccactcattacataacaatatcgttcaaaccacacgtgtgtgtatcatgtaaatgaggtcatgtttaagcaagtctgacagggacctgtttttccactgctcatgatgcccaagtcaccgagacaaacgtcattacggAGAAAAAAATTGCggtcgctaattaccctcgatgaatttttagaactaacacgtcacaccACCCTtaccagagtgacgtttctttgctttgacgtaagagattacacgaggctttggaagagatcgaggttccaaaagaagcgtcttcaatgtcgccgcctcgactgcgggacgttctgagtaaaatacacgtaaatacagtatgtaggataaacagaatactacatgctACTGTTCGGGTGTATTTTGTAAGTTTTTGTTACATAAGGTTTTTATGGGGTATAGAGTCTTACTGTAAAATAATACATGACTCGATATATTATCGCTTGTGAGCACTTTTCAAATGTGTTGAGCTGTGACAGATTCATAACGCACAGGTGCAATTCAGTCGCACAAAAGAGTGCGTTGGGCGTGCCTGCCCTACTGTGAGATATATCAGAAAAGCTTTCGAAAGATTTCTTTATAATTATAGGCTATAGCAAACtgagtcagaagtcagaatgttatattgCTTAGGCTGTCGGGGTGGATTTTGGGAGGGGTATTCAAACACTCGATCTAATATCGAAACCGAATCCGAACGTTCACGTTCACAGCAAGTAGCAGGAAACGAGGCTATCAGTGTTCGTTCATTGCCCATTGTCTTTTACATtacacacgagagagagagagagagagagagagagagagagagagagagacagagagacagacagacagagacagagagacagagagagagacacagagagagacagagagacagacagagagacagagagagagagatacagagagagagagagagagacagagagacagagacagagagacagagagagagagacagagagagagagagagagaaagagagacacagagagagacagagagagagagagacacagagagagacagagagagcgagggagagagagagccagagggagagagagaatgagagacagagactcagactcagactcagaactttattacaaaaggataaaggttttaggcaaagcctattcttccaacctgtcctttatacaacacataaagacagacgaacataagacagagagagagagacagagagagagagagagagagagacagagagaaagagagagagagcgagagagacagagagtgagagagagagaaagacagagagacagagggagagagacagagagagagagagagacagagagagagacagagagagagggagagagagagagacagagagagagagagaaagagagagagagagttagagagaaagagagagagagacagagagaaagaaagagagagagagagagaggcctaTTGTTGTGTTATTGTGCTTAGGGGGGAAGAACGTCGCAAGATAAAGTCATAATCTCTCGCCAATAAATATGTTCTCAGTTGTGGGTTCCAGACTCGATATATGACGTTCTGTTATCTATGATTCGACTGGAAGGAGCTGTGAAGTCAAAAATGTGCCATCTTTTCAACGAATATTTTCATTTTGAGAATATTAttacaatacatttaaaacaaaaatcagatGATGCTAAGGAATAGGCGAATGTTTATTTTATGTCTTGTCCCAAAAATAAAGAATCGAAGTGGCTAtgtaatgggttttttttcattttaagcACATTGTTTAATCAATCTCCACTATAAACATATATTTTCGGATACAGTAAAAAATAAGGAATACAATCATTTCAGAGATTTAAATTTTGATTTTCGAAATGTTGCAGGTACCAAGCTTAAAAgtaatcccatagtccggactgggTCCATGGTTCTGTGAATAAAATTCAAGAAAATTCAAGAAAAAACGTAgccgtgacagtgccgcctcaacttgcaAACGGACAAATATCACGTCATCCAATTGCGCTATAAACGACACAAGCAAATGCTGTCAAAAATGAGAAAACCAGTTTTCTATTAAAACCAGTCCAAtatagtttttgagatatgctttgcacacacacacacacacacacacacacacacacacacacacacatgtatacatacacacacacacacacacacacacacacacacatgtatacatacacacacacacacctgtacacacacacacacacacacacacacacacacacacacacgcacacacacacacacacacacatacacgcacacacatgtatacacacacacacacacacacgcacatacacacatacatacacacacacacgcacacacatacacacacacacacacatacacacatacacatacacacacacaaacacacacacacacatacacacacaaacacacatacacacacacacacaaacacacatacacacacacacacataccaagaGAGACATACCTTATCCTCCGCCCTGGACTGAATGCCAAAAGAACCAATGTGAAAGACTGTCGAGACAGATCGATCTATGATGGTTTGCATGATGGCGTTCATAAAAAGGAAATTATTTTTACATTATGCAAGGacacacgtgctttctgtacgcgTGAATGGGAGCAGGCCGGTCAATAATTTTATTAGCTTGTATATTAGGTGTCGACAGCTGCTGTATATTACAGCACTCGCTGAATCACTGTCATCTATTTCGCTTACTCTTCATTCACTGTTGGTtgttatgacggcttactagtgccaaaacctggggttacccattatcacgtgataattactaattaacgctgtcagttactgttttcactcgttagttactcattttcacgggataattagttattttcacgggaaaatgactaatttttagttttggcactagcaatccgtcaggaagtgagccaaaactaaaagttagtaattttcccgggaaaattagtaattaacacgtgaaaatggtaattatcaagggaaaatgactaattttcccttgataattacaattttgaggttttggcactagtaagccctatgacggcttacttgtgccaaaacctggggtcacccattatcacgtgataattactaattaacgctgtcagttactgttttcacctgttagttactcattttcacgggaaaatgactaatttttagttttggcactagcaatccgtcaggaagtgagccaaaactaaaaattagtaattaacaggtgaaagttagtaattattccgggaaaattagtaataaacacgtgaaaatgttAAAGATATAGTCTCCGCCAGTAAAAGGCCTTCAGATCGCCCTAAAAGCTTtaccataagattctgcgtGACGAATAATGTTACCACACAGAAGGACAAACTTAACTTTGCAGAATTAAAAGTTTGGGAAGTTGAAT from Littorina saxatilis isolate snail1 linkage group LG7, US_GU_Lsax_2.0, whole genome shotgun sequence carries:
- the LOC138971269 gene encoding uncharacterized protein isoform X3; protein product: MNVVRWSRRSPLLLLAVLLVAALAVVVFFRGHGNDHKLLPSDSEGKLYTPSRADAQRQLGGGDSKAGLSLVRSSENNNVKANSGFGQKEQGDSERGSEQKGAVDSQNKSGHGVKASSGSGIFNALLRILVLTYNRGQSLSRCLASLNDAEYDGKRVEVEIHIDRSKSGIVHNETLEAANSFVFKHGRVQVVVKPKHGGVLGQWLRSWRVPEDNTSEIAVFVEDDITLSPYFARYLRRVHEKYDSYPGINGYALQAESIRHAVGSKHSRLQGPEGEVVFLYPVLGSWGFSPHTGQWRDFIRWYNESSQKKGFKPAVPGLMPTGWYNSLYNTGRAETMWTMWHIHHAYQNKVYTVYTHFPQGKCLAFNWKEPGEHYGGKRTKGLKADLLDTWKEEDFKLPDKLQILNAKGDNIGKLMTPTGIV
- the LOC138971269 gene encoding uncharacterized protein isoform X1, which translates into the protein MEHSEPFPDYLNRLFYTGSCAMNVVRWSRRSPLLLLAVLLVAALAVVVFFRGHGNDHKLLPSDSEGKLYTPSRADAQRQLGGGDSKAGLSLVRSSENNNVKANSGFGQKEQGDSERGSEQKGAVDSQNKSGHGVKASSGSGIFNALLRILVLTYNRGQSLSRCLASLNDAEYDGKRVEVEIHIDRSKSGIVHNETLEAANSFVFKHGRVQVVVKPKHGGVLGQWLRSWRVPEDNTSEIAVFVEDDITLSPYFARYLRRVHEKYDSYPGINGYALQAESIRHAVGSKHSRLQGPEGEVVFLYPVLGSWGFSPHTGQWRDFIRWYNESSQKKGFKPAVPGLMPTGWYNSLYNTGRAETMWTMWHIHHAYQNKVYTVYTHFPQGKCLAFNWKEPGEHYGGKRTKGLKADLLDTWKEEDFKLPDKLQILNAKGDNIGKLMTPTGIV